Proteins encoded within one genomic window of Episyrphus balteatus chromosome 1, idEpiBalt1.1, whole genome shotgun sequence:
- the LOC129907325 gene encoding uncharacterized protein LOC129907325: MNIQYKFIAIIAILSQFCSANKYNISLSNLETCNEYYLRDSEYCYADFFELSSLKQNSTKKDKELLHLKFYVNTSMDARIMLSDIDNPKSNRGYEIVIGDEQNSISWLGVSRAEVRVPIIVNSSNILSTEDPMPIEIIQTIDGDLSVNIIGYAEPLLKYKDTPPVNVKFLSFCTTGLNSAKWFYGCQFDEYSHVESQKMSENGVQTVESYVNHQKLSPQPKAIGATAEISQEDCFYKQSNCNENTNEKQFYSMLSAIDAKMTKLMDYFNTRAEPINSHNTFFNALVPTLDHFDDDQVMKFQIGVLVLMKKIKNTPTEEEPINDRLDVIFNAF, translated from the exons ATGAACATTCAATATAAATTCATAGCGATTATTGCTATTCTCAGTCAATTTTGCagtgcaaataaatataatatcaGTTTGTCAAATTTGGAAACATGTAACGAGTATTATTTACGAGACAGTGAATATTGTTACGCTGATTTCTTTGAACTTagttctttaaaacaaaattcgacaaaaaaagaCAAAGAGTTATTACATTTGAAATTCTACGTTAATACTTCAATGGACGCTCGAATAATGCTCTCAGATATTGATAATCCCAAATCGAATCGTGGTTATGAAATCG TTATTGGTGATGAGCAAAATTCGATTTCATGGTTAGGTGTTTCCAGGGCTGAAGTACGTGTACCAATCATAGTGAATTCTTCTAACATTTTATCGACTGAAGACCCAATGCCAATTGAAATAATTCAAACAATAG atggtgATTTAAGTGTCAATATAATCGGTTATGCAGAGCCACTTTTGAAATATAAAGATACACCTCCTGTGAATGTAAAGTTTCTCAGCTTTTGTACTACTGGACTAAATTCAGCAAAATGGTTCTACGGTTGTCAATTCGATGAATATT ccCACGTAGAAAGCCAAAAGATGTCTGAAAATGGAGTTCAAACTGTCGAGTCTTATGTTAACCATCAAAAACTCTCTCCACAACCAAAAGCGATAGGAGCAACCGCAGAAATTAGTCAAGAAGattgtttttataaacaatCAAACTGCAATGAGAATActaatgaaaaacaattctatTCAATGTTATCTGCTATAGATGCTAAAATGACAAAATTAATGGATTATTTTAATACTAGAGCTGAACCCATTAACAGccataatacattttttaatgctttAGTTCCAACACTGGACCATTTTGATGATGATCAAGTTATGAAATTTCAAATAGGAGTTCTTGTActgatgaaaaaaatcaaaaacactcCAACTGAAGAAGAACCGATAAATGATAGATTGGATGTCATTTTCAATGCCTTCTGA
- the LOC129905147 gene encoding rutC family protein UK114, whose translation MNKMSTLIRKLVSTANAAKPVAPYNQAVVADRTVYVSGCLGLDKDTMKLVDGVAAQTSMALKNMEATLKAADSGMDRIVKNTIFLKDLEDFGTVNEVYKTIFTKEFPARSCFQVARLPMDALVEIECVAMTGDVKTVS comes from the exons ATGAATAAAATGTCAACTTTAATCAGAAAATTGGTGAGCACTGCAAACGCTGCTAAGCCGGTAGCGCCATACAA TCAAGCTGTTGTTGCCGATCGTACAGTTTATGTGTCTGGATGTTTGGGTTTAGATAAAGACACAATGAAATTGGTCGATGGAGTTGCAGCTCAGACCAGCATGGCTTTGAAGAACATGGAAGCTACTCTCAAGGCAGCTGATTCTGGAATGGATAGAATCGTTAAGAATACCATTTTCCTTAAAGATCTTGAAGATTTTGGAACTGTCAATGAGGTTTACAAAACAA TTTTCACGAAGGAATTTCCAGCTCGCTCTTGTTTCCAAGTCGCTCGTTTGCCAATGGACGCTTTGGTCGAGATTGAATGTGTTGCAATGACTGGTGACGTAAAGACTGTATCGTGA